The Pyramidobacter porci genome contains the following window.
CTGATCGGCCTCTTTTGCTTCGCCTTTGCCGGTTACGTCTGGTACGAAGCGGGGACGTTCCCCACATCCGACTTCGACGCGGTCGGTCCCACGCTGTATCCGCGTTTTCTCGCCACGGTCATCGGCCTGGCGGCGCTGATCATCTCCTTGAAGGCAAAGCCCGAAAACGCCGCCGGCGCTTCGCGCCCCAAGTACGGATCGTTCCTGTACGTGATCCTGCTTTCCATCGCCTACGCCGCCCTGCTGAATCCGCTCGGTTTTATCCCCACGACGGTTCTGTTCCTGCTGTGTATGGTGATTTACTTCGACCCCAGCGAGATGAAGGTCCGGCTGCGCAACGCCGCGCTTTATGCGGTGCTGTTCAGCGTTTTCCTGTATCTCTTCTTCGCCAAACTGCTGGGCGTACTTTTGCCCGGCGGCGTGCTTCACGGGCTGCTCGGCTGATTTCAAGGAGGTTTTTCCCATGTTGGCTCTTTTCGGTCAGGGTCTGATGCAGGCCGCGACGCCTCTCAACATCATGTACATCGCTTTCGGCGTCATCTGGGGCATCATCGGCGGCGCCATCCCCGGCATTTCCGCCTCGGTGGCCATGTCGCTGCTGCTGCCGCTTACGTTCGGCATGAATCCCGCGCATTCGCTTCCCATGCTGGCGGCCGTTTACGTGGGGGCGGAGTACGGCGGCTCGATCCCCGCCATTCTGATCAAGACGCCCGGCACGGGCGCCGCGGCAGCCACGGTGCTCGACGGTTACGAGATGCAGCGCAAGGGGCTGGGCGGCAAGGCGCTGTGCATCTCTCTGTATGCCGGCGTGCTTGGCGGCCTGGTTTCCGTCGTCATCCTGGTGTTTTCCACGCTGCCGCTGGCGCGTTTCGCGCTGAAGTTCGGGCCCAGCCAGTACTTTTGGATGGCCATGATGGGGCTTTCCATCGTCGGCGCTGTGTCCGGCAAGGATTCCATGAAGGGCATCATCTCCGCCGCGTTCGGTCTGTTTCTCGCCATCATCGGCATGGACAAGTTCACGTCGACGCAGCGTTTCACGTTCGGCGTGTTCCGGCTTTCCGAGGGGCTTGACCTGATTCCCGTGCTGGTCGGGCTGTTCGCCTTAAGTGAGGTGTTCCGCCAGATTTTCTCCGGCGAGATTTTTGAAGTCATCAGAGATAAGATCAAGATGACCTATCCTACCAAGAAAGAACTTGCCAGCGTTACGCCCATCGTTTTGGCCTGCGGCGCCATGGGGTCCGTGGTCGGGGCCCTGCCCGGCGCTGGAGCCACGATCGCCTCGTGGATCGGGTACTCCGAAACG
Protein-coding sequences here:
- a CDS encoding tripartite tricarboxylate transporter TctB family protein, which produces MSSFLSKDRLIGLFCFAFAGYVWYEAGTFPTSDFDAVGPTLYPRFLATVIGLAALIISLKAKPENAAGASRPKYGSFLYVILLSIAYAALLNPLGFIPTTVLFLLCMVIYFDPSEMKVRLRNAALYAVLFSVFLYLFFAKLLGVLLPGGVLHGLLG
- a CDS encoding tripartite tricarboxylate transporter permease, whose product is MLALFGQGLMQAATPLNIMYIAFGVIWGIIGGAIPGISASVAMSLLLPLTFGMNPAHSLPMLAAVYVGAEYGGSIPAILIKTPGTGAAAATVLDGYEMQRKGLGGKALCISLYAGVLGGLVSVVILVFSTLPLARFALKFGPSQYFWMAMMGLSIVGAVSGKDSMKGIISAAFGLFLAIIGMDKFTSTQRFTFGVFRLSEGLDLIPVLVGLFALSEVFRQIFSGEIFEVIRDKIKMTYPTKKELASVTPIVLACGAMGSVVGALPGAGATIASWIGYSETKMFCKNNETFGTGDIRGVAAPESANNGVPAGGLIPLLALGIPGSNSTAILMVGFSLAGISCGPMLFINQPAVPYGLMASMFVAQIVLLFVGLMMLRPCVYITSIKKIYLTSAIMLFAFIGAFSTTNDIYSVILVLVFGLIGFAMKELGFAPAATVLGFVLGELVEGNLRRTMQMSRGSMDIFFAGGLNKFFIALTVLGVLFPYISKWISSRRKAAA